A stretch of Pseudomonas taetrolens DNA encodes these proteins:
- a CDS encoding 5-guanidino-2-oxopentanoate decarboxylase produces the protein MATCGEVLVKLLEAYGVEQVFGIPGVHTVELYRGLADSTISHVTPRHEQGAGFMADGYARTSGKPGVCFIITGPGMTNITTAMGQAYADSIPMLVISSVQSRSQLGGGRGKLHELPNQGALVAGVAAFSHTLMSAAELPGVLARAFAVFQAGRPRPVHIEIPLDVLVENADALLVSQPVSIARAGAAPAAIEQMSQRLAQARRPLILAGGGAIEAAPALIRLAEQLGAPVALTINAKGMLPSDHPLLIGSTQSLVATRALVAEADVVMAIGTELAETDYDITFAGGFEIPGALLRIDIDPDQTVRNYPPTLALVADARVATEALLASLGMQACVVPSSEWGGARVMRLRAELEAEWDAPTRAQTRFLQTLFEVLPEAVCVGDSTQPVYTGNLTFNPEQPRRWFNSSTGYGTLGYALPAAVGAWLGRRAGGKPGGPVICLIGDGGLQFTLAELASAVEARTPIIVLLWNNRGYGEIKKYMLNRGIEPVGVDIYTPDFIGVARALGCAAQSVEGEAQLRAALSSAGDRQSPSVIEVNEQQWQQSLAL, from the coding sequence ATGGCGACGTGTGGCGAAGTATTGGTCAAGTTACTGGAGGCGTACGGGGTCGAACAGGTATTCGGTATCCCGGGCGTGCACACCGTTGAGTTATATCGTGGGCTGGCGGATTCGACGATCAGCCACGTGACGCCGCGCCATGAGCAGGGCGCCGGGTTCATGGCTGACGGTTATGCCCGTACCAGCGGCAAACCGGGTGTGTGCTTCATTATCACCGGGCCGGGCATGACCAATATCACCACGGCCATGGGCCAGGCCTATGCCGACTCTATCCCGATGCTGGTGATCTCCAGCGTGCAGTCCCGCAGCCAGCTCGGAGGCGGGCGCGGCAAGTTGCATGAGCTGCCGAATCAGGGCGCGCTGGTAGCCGGTGTTGCGGCTTTTTCCCATACATTGATGTCGGCCGCCGAGTTGCCGGGGGTACTGGCGCGGGCATTTGCCGTGTTTCAGGCGGGTCGCCCGCGCCCAGTGCATATCGAAATCCCCTTGGATGTACTGGTGGAAAACGCTGACGCGCTGCTGGTCAGTCAGCCCGTCAGCATCGCCCGCGCCGGGGCGGCTCCGGCAGCGATCGAGCAGATGAGCCAGCGACTGGCCCAGGCCCGGCGTCCGTTGATCCTGGCCGGTGGTGGCGCGATTGAAGCGGCGCCTGCATTGATCCGTCTGGCCGAGCAACTGGGTGCCCCCGTCGCACTGACCATCAACGCTAAAGGCATGCTGCCATCGGACCATCCACTCTTGATCGGCTCTACCCAGTCATTGGTAGCGACCCGGGCGCTGGTGGCTGAGGCCGATGTGGTGATGGCGATTGGCACTGAGCTGGCCGAAACCGATTACGACATAACGTTTGCCGGCGGTTTTGAGATTCCTGGTGCCTTGCTGCGTATCGACATCGACCCCGATCAAACCGTACGCAACTATCCGCCGACGCTGGCGCTGGTGGCTGATGCCCGCGTGGCCACAGAAGCGTTGCTGGCCAGTCTCGGCATGCAGGCCTGTGTTGTGCCCTCAAGCGAGTGGGGCGGGGCGCGGGTCATGCGTCTGCGTGCAGAGCTGGAGGCTGAATGGGATGCGCCCACCCGTGCTCAAACGCGCTTTTTGCAGACGCTGTTCGAGGTGCTGCCAGAGGCCGTCTGTGTGGGGGACTCGACCCAACCGGTGTACACCGGCAACCTGACGTTCAACCCGGAGCAGCCCCGCCGTTGGTTTAACTCTTCAACCGGTTACGGCACTTTGGGTTATGCCTTGCCGGCTGCGGTGGGGGCCTGGTTGGGACGGCGTGCCGGGGGGAAGCCGGGTGGCCCGGTTATATGCCTGATCGGCGACGGCGGCTTGCAATTTACCCTGGCCGAGCTGGCCAGCGCCGTTGAAGCACGTACGCCGATCATCGTGCTGCTCTGGAATAACCGGGGCTACGGTGAAATCAAAAAATACATGCTCAACCGTGGCATCGAACCGGTGGGGGTCGACATCTACACCCCGGACTTTATTGGCGTGGCCAGGGCCCTGGGGTGTGCGGCGCAGTCGGTAGAGGGCGAAGCACAATTGCGTGCTGCACTGTCCAGCGCGGGTGACCGTCAGAGCCCCAGCGTGATCGAGGTGAATGAGCAGCAGTGGCAGCAATCGCTGGCGCTATAG
- a CDS encoding AraC family transcriptional regulator produces the protein MSLPEPARPALDPELEARRVELADLIYRHTGEDGTCATGVESLFVSRYSESNDFAPSLPQPALCVLAQGRKEVRLADEDFAYDPLNYLVVSVSMPISGRVVEISPERPVLALRLDIDPVEITTLISEAGPIGVPSRPGGRGLYVEPIDQLMLDALLRLTRLLDTPKDIAMLAPLIRREILYRLLRSPQGYRLHEIATENSQTHRVSRAVAWLNGHFAQPLRIDNLAREANLSVSTLHHRFKAMTAMSPLQYQKQLRLNEARRLMLSEGLDASAAGYRVGYESPSQFSREYSRQFGAPPVRDLARLRMQL, from the coding sequence ATGTCACTGCCGGAGCCTGCACGCCCTGCGCTCGACCCTGAGCTTGAAGCCCGACGCGTAGAGCTGGCCGACCTCATCTACCGCCACACCGGCGAGGATGGCACCTGTGCCACGGGGGTCGAGTCGCTGTTTGTCTCGCGTTACAGCGAGTCCAACGATTTTGCCCCTAGCTTGCCGCAACCGGCACTGTGCGTTCTGGCCCAAGGGCGCAAAGAAGTGCGTCTGGCAGATGAGGATTTTGCCTACGACCCCCTCAACTACCTGGTGGTGTCAGTATCGATGCCCATCAGTGGCCGCGTGGTGGAAATCTCCCCGGAGCGACCGGTGTTGGCCCTTCGCCTGGATATCGACCCGGTGGAGATCACCACGCTGATCAGCGAGGCGGGGCCCATCGGTGTCCCGTCACGCCCTGGCGGCCGCGGCCTGTATGTCGAGCCCATCGATCAACTGATGCTGGACGCCCTGCTGCGCCTGACCCGTTTGCTCGACACCCCCAAAGACATCGCCATGCTTGCGCCCCTGATCCGCCGCGAGATCCTGTATCGCCTGCTGCGCAGTCCCCAAGGCTACCGGCTGCATGAAATTGCCACCGAAAACAGTCAAACCCACCGTGTAAGCCGTGCGGTTGCCTGGCTCAACGGCCATTTCGCACAACCGCTGCGCATCGACAACCTGGCCCGAGAGGCCAACCTCAGCGTCTCGACCCTGCACCATCGCTTCAAGGCGATGACCGCCATGAGCCCCTTGCAATACCAAAAACAACTGCGCCTCAACGAAGCCCGCCGGCTGATGTTGAGCGAGGGGCTGGACGCATCGGCCGCAGGCTATCGCGTGGGTTATGAAAGTCCGTCGCAATTCAGCCGCGAGTACAGCCGCCAGTTCGGCGCACCACCGGTAAGGGATTTGGCGCGCCTGCGCATGCAGCTATAG
- a CDS encoding putative quinol monooxygenase, which translates to MPQPNAVSHMTLVRARVGCSDQVQACLNQMIEPTLNTPGCLHFALQHGHSDPLVWRVVGYWLDETSMQAYFNSTTMEVYSKLLQLQVVDSLDFQTFSKALPVPLQMRAS; encoded by the coding sequence ATGCCCCAGCCAAATGCTGTCAGCCACATGACCCTGGTTCGCGCACGCGTCGGGTGCTCGGACCAAGTGCAGGCCTGCTTGAACCAGATGATCGAACCCACCCTTAACACCCCGGGTTGCCTGCACTTTGCCTTGCAGCATGGCCATAGCGATCCATTGGTGTGGCGGGTGGTCGGGTATTGGCTGGATGAGACATCGATGCAGGCTTACTTCAACTCCACGACGATGGAGGTGTACAGCAAACTGCTGCAGCTACAGGTCGTCGACAGTCTGGATTTTCAGACCTTCAGCAAAGCGTTGCCCGTTCCGTTGCAGATGCGTGCCAGTTAA
- a CDS encoding flavin reductase family protein: MHDDIHYYEPSQGHGLPHDPFNAIVGPRPIGWISSHDAQGRLNLAPYSFFNAFNYIPPIIGFCSVGRKDSLNNIEQTGEFVWNLATRPLAEAMNQSCAMVGPEVDEFELAGLTTAPSRVISVPRVAETPVSFECKVTQIIQLQRADKALVPSWLILGEVVAVHIARHLLKDGIYDTAAAEPILRGGGPADYFQLGPEALFKMHRPR; encoded by the coding sequence ATGCATGACGATATCCATTACTACGAACCTTCGCAGGGCCATGGCCTGCCTCATGATCCGTTCAACGCCATCGTCGGGCCTCGCCCCATTGGCTGGATTTCGTCACACGATGCCCAGGGCCGGCTGAATCTTGCGCCGTACAGCTTTTTCAACGCGTTCAACTACATTCCGCCAATCATTGGGTTTTGCAGTGTGGGGCGTAAAGACAGCCTCAATAACATTGAGCAAACCGGCGAGTTCGTATGGAACCTGGCGACGCGCCCGTTGGCCGAGGCCATGAACCAAAGCTGTGCGATGGTCGGACCTGAAGTGGATGAATTTGAGCTGGCCGGACTGACCACAGCGCCTTCACGCGTGATCAGCGTGCCACGTGTCGCCGAGACACCGGTGTCGTTCGAGTGCAAGGTGACGCAGATCATTCAGCTGCAGCGGGCCGATAAAGCGCTCGTGCCAAGCTGGCTGATTTTGGGGGAAGTGGTGGCGGTTCATATCGCCAGGCATCTGCTCAAGGACGGGATCTACGACACGGCAGCAGCAGAACCGATTTTACGCGGCGGCGGCCCGGCGGATTATTTCCAACTGGGCCCCGAAGCCTTGTTCAAAATGCATCGCCCACGATAA